The following is a genomic window from Lycorma delicatula isolate Av1 chromosome 6, ASM4794821v1, whole genome shotgun sequence.
atgaaaaaaaacaacatatttgcAAGAAACGCaaagtatattacaaaattttcaagttactacttcaaataagaaaaattatataaaagtatagtTGTAAGGCCATAGATTGCAACAgtaatttcaaattaactttACATGTTCCTTTGTAGCTTTATGCTaccttttccagtttttcttaTGTCTGTCAAACCAATGATGTATAAGAAGTAAAACCCTTCGATGAACTCAGTCAAGTTATTAATGTTAAGGCTGAATCTTATAATTTCTAATGGGTTGCACTCTTGAGGAGTGCTGCGGCCTCGATATTGGATTATAGTTAAAAACGTGAAGCAACACTGTCAGCAGCTTTACTGACAATCTttgtacatgatatttattatttttgacgaTAACTACAAGATTTTTGGGAGTTGTTTCTGTCTTGTTTGGTCaccagtaaatatttttgttacagcaCATAATGGACTCTTCTCTTACATTAATATACTGATTCAGTAACtaaatcattgattttttattacatatgttcTATTACcacttaataatatacattattaaaaatatgtcacTTACATAATTTCTTGTTTCTTCTGAATTACATTccccttcatattttttttccaaagctataaaaccaaataaaaaattaataaacaaatgtaatgtaatttttttaaataataaagcccttaaacataattaatataatattttatatatcaaatgagttattcataattttatgaaaagaatgctgtaatattagaaaaaaaataatagacaaaattaaattctaaattttaaattcctgtaaactatattttttttaaatatcttacaaTGTTCAATGCAGATATATCACTGCGTTCCACACGACTAAAGGATGATGTTTattatcttgttttctttaagCTGCGTAAAATCTGATTTTCTAGAATGATTACAATCTAGGGCGAGACTGAACCGAtggattataaagaaaaatgaccCGTAAATCTTGACCTCGGAAATAGAATAAACTTTTATCCCTATCCAAGTCTCAAATGCTTAATAGTAATGACCAATTTATGGTCTTTTTATGTGGCGAGTCACaatctacaaatattaaaaaatgtttcgtcGCTAAATATGAGTAAGACCATAAAATGGTTAACCTATATCCCCATCAgcatttttatacagaaaagtaGGCTCACTTCTTTAGCATCAAAACTGGGAACGTTCACCATAATATTTGAGCTCAATCAAGATCCTCGGGAAACTTATTAAATGTATCACAAAATTTGACCGTCAAATTTGTTAATTCTCATTTGCCACCTTTGTAGATCGGAAAATGAGAATTAACTTTACACATCaaagttttctttctttcattagaCATAAAATACAGcgtttatgtttatttctatttaaactaTCAAACAAGTACCGTGAAAGACTCGCtacaaacaaagaaaatgttGGTACTGACCACGTTACAGACTGAACTATTAccctggtcaacatgatttttgtttcacaagtaccaataggtgtacttaatgcagttttttatcgtgttttcaaatatgtattcgaaATTTCCCCATCGCtcacagatattttaatttttttttaaatgttttttgtccATTTGTCCGTTGTAAAGTAAAcactcctagagcattgtaaatatgatggaaccgaATAAGCTACTCAAAGgatagcgttgctactgttgtgcaggttcagacatgtgtagacatgtacaaacgtgatctagtgtagcacacattgaTCAGAACGAAGCCAGTTGTttgatagtagtgaaccagtaaacacgtcattgtgtgtctgaattattgtgtattacatatttacaactttatttcttttaattagtcgttagttacaaatgcctagagtttgtttaaatcatcctaacaaattttgttatgtatgtagtgaagtgacgctcaagtcccaaaggcgaaaccttactccattagtaaaaaggTGTTAAGAACTTTATTTTAGGTGTAAATTCGGTGACCAAACAAGAGCCTGGTCCCCACATATCTgctgtttatcgtgttctaggcttctcactgcatggaaaaatggttCACGCCACATCCCATTTGCTATTCCTAtaatttggagggaacccaaaggtcactcttctgactgttacttctgcttaataaacattaaaggaattacgtcaaaatcaaaatatacagtggtgtaccctgacttgcaatctgcaatgagaactgttccataccaaagcctccagaacatgtgatatTAGATGTAGaaagctcagagtctgatggaagaaaaagaaacaaattctggtgatacaacctttgtacaaagcagttcatctgagcttCATTTACTGACTCacgaaaatcttaacgatctcatacgagatttaaaattatccaaaaaacagtctgaaatgtttacttcccggctaaaaggacggaatcttcttcaaaagaatacaaagatatgtacttaccgtaatcgtcattctgaatttaaagactatttttctgaagaaaatggcttagtgttttttaatgacatttcttctcttacgGAGATACTTTGTagtgaacataacccaacagaatggcgcttgctcattgattcctctaaatttagtttaaaagttgTACTTCTGTGTAATGGCCATAAATTCCAATCAGTActtgtggctcactctgctagtatgaaagaaacacatgaaatctttaaatttatattggaaaagcttcaatgtGCAGTGTACGAATGGAATATTTGTGTGACTTGAAGATAATTCCATTTATTCTTGGtttgcagcttggttacacaaggtactgttttttttttttttttttttttgaatggaatattagggacagaaaaaaccatttcattagaaaagaatggcctaaacgcgaatcactcattcctgaacagaaaaatgtgaaacatgcccaattgtgtaatcctaaaaatgtgtatctacctccgttacatatcaaactaggattaatgaagaatttcgtcaaggccatggacaatactcctggtttcatgtacttaaaacagaagtttcgaAAAATTAGCGatccaaaaattaaagaatgaatatttatgggtccacaaatacgatttctaatgcatgatgaaaagtttgagtaACTGTATAATCCACTAGTAAAAGTAGGTTggaaagcattcaaaaatgtcaCTCAGAGTTTTTcgggaaatcgaaaggcggaaaattaccgtgatattgtcaacgatgtCATAAATCTTTAATACTctaaaatttgggttgtaatatgtatttcaacccaataataataaaaaaatgggttaaaagaaaataaatataaaaatttgggttgtaatatgtccttagaAGAATACTTCCTGCACTCGAACCTAGATTTCTTCCCTGAAAATCTTGGCgcgatgagcacggggaacactttcatcaggagatttcagcaaTGGAACAGGGGTATCAAGgtaaatggaatcctaatatgctagccgttattgttggaccatcatgAGAAATGTTCCATAGccgaaatgtaacaaaaaatcgTCATTTCCCCTACTTTCTAGGCGAGTcagatgtttgaatattgtgcaGTTAATAATGCAGaaggtattaaaatgtttgaaattataaatgcctgtctctcgaaAACCTTGCGTGTATGCgaaaaaaaccgatatcatatttgaattaagGAGAAAGAATCACTTTTTTTTTcctgagaaaaaattttttttttccccagTGTTATGTTTTGTTACTTGCTCTCAACCAATAACATagttccggcctccgtggcgcgagtggtagcgtctcggcctttcacccggaggtcctggattcgaatcccggtcaggcatggcatttttcagataatacttcagacgatgaatgaggatgatatgtatgagtgtaaatgaagtgtagtcttctacattctcagttcgaccgttcctgagatgtgtggttaattgaaacccaaccaccgaagaacatcggtaaccacgatctagtattcaaatccgtgtaaaaataactgactttattaggacttgaacgctggaactctcgacttccaaatcagacgATTTGGGAAGACCACTAGACCGACCTGATGGGTTACTTTAACCAACCAGCCTGCGCCTAACATTACGGTTTCGATCGAAAACACAATCAGAAATATTTATCTCACAGTGAAACCCGTTAACTTCCCGGTTTGCTTTATATTTCTACGCTTAGTTGATTTATTTGGGAATATTTAAAAGATACAGGATACAAAAGATATATCACATCTTTGCAAACGACGCAAGATGcgttattacaattaaaaactcaACCCTTCAAAAGCGAATAGAAGTTAGTTTGACAAACGATGGCAATAATTCGGCGTTTAACTGATTTCAAGTTGATAAATGTCCTCTAATTTGAACggtaaacttattttgttttctttcttctccgtgtaatgaaatgaaagaaagtaaACCGGTTTCCATTATGTATAAGTTTAATAgaacattatttacttattaattttataatgaacagtTATCACCTGGTACTTCTTTCTTTCTGCAGTAAAAAACGCACTCGTTCGGATACGTCTTACCATCCGAAGCGCAGACCGGATAATAATACAACGGGCAGATGCACGACACAGGAGTAACGCGTGCTGAAGCACGTTGTGTTATGATGAAAGCAGAAATGAAAAAGCATACTAACAAAGTTTGTTTGTACATTTTGAACCtgaaaaaacgaaataattaaattaaatcagatacataaaaacaaatgttgattTAAGATTACGGCTTTAAGTTAAAAGCCTTTTAAATAAAAGAGGCATGGAGTAGAAtaacgttatttaatattaatatgcgatattacaatataatagtggcgaataatattattacacaatataaaaataataaaaactgaaacagGAAAATAAtgcgttaaaataaaattaaatataacattcaaCATCAAAACTATGGTTAAGTAATCATCAAGATATTGCCAAGTAAAACGAAATTGATTTCATCAACTATctgagattatttatttttattagagtgtgtgtgtatgtgtggttGTGTGTATCAtttctcttgtttattttttttaaaaaagttcaatttttagagagtttacaaaataaaaataaataactattaagtttaatattaacttgttttttttttttttttttagttatcttaaCTAACAATTCATCATAAAACAATCATTTCAACAACTGATAAATTCACGGACATAGGCAATTTACAAAAGAGTGCCAGAGGTTCCgtagtataattatttgttatgacATATTTACTATAGCGCTGTGGAAAAACCTTTCCCCGGTCTGGTTGTGATAGGaatggatattttttattgacttcaGTAACAGGAAGAGGCTTCtcctttatatatattctaatcgattattatttctctaatcgatttaaaaaagGACGTTGTCAGTACAattcttacataatttttgtaatgaattttcaaGGCTTATTTTCTACATAATATAGAGGCTGCATAGAGTCTAACATTCGAACTAATTCATGTCAGAGATTACAATGCTTTATAAGACAAGTACGGTTCGAACAACAGTCGTTTTATATATAGAAGGAAAGTGGAAATTATTTCGGAAATTAATCGATTTACAAATCCACCTACTTCACCCGATCCGCTCTCTACTGATACGTTTGTGAATAAAATTCGTAGTCCATTATTTGTCGTGGATACGTGTTCTGGATGGTAGTCTGCGAAACGGTGCGCGAACGCTACCATAACTTTGTGAAGCGTGTAAAACGTAAACTATTTTCGTTTACCTTTCAGAAACgtgaatatttcaataatattttgtaaaataaaagaaaattttaagcaaaatatctgtttaattaaGTTAATCTTCTATTTGAAAACATAGTGAAATATAGctgagttataataataaattttactttagttttatcgGTTTACAAAAATAGAATCGGCAGTAAATTTGTTTCTCCAGGAtgatattaacagaaaataaaaaaattataaataacaaagagtacagttttaatttactaaaaaaccaTTGTAACCTTTCTTTTAGCGCCTTacaatagctttaaaaaaaaatcgcagtCAAACGagaatttatttaagatatatgtatacataaatgctataaaatattaggaaaatttaAGGAGCTGTACAGTCACAAGACAATATTTAAGCGAAATGAAAGAAACTGATGgggcaatttgttttataaatgtctcttaaattattaaaaaaatctgatgtggacaccacatgacttacttgtcgcgtattaaattacatttacacatttttttaaaatgaaaattacataaaattttatttcattaataacttctgatgtttttaatttttatttttttattattattactgaattattatttatcgtaaaaattattttacaatcagtggttaataattattaataaatcaaaatatttaaattaaaaaaaggagattaagtctgattcgaactgtctcctcttctaagatccaaatatttcattaaataaaattttatttggctaaactgtgaactcaatgaaaataagtaccacttgtgatgtatcgatgaaaagctctcaacgagggcttattactgcagttaagaaaaagtctcaaaaaaagttttggattttgcgtattttgacactttttgttaagtcgattgtaatcaaaaggcgaggtgcacaactaggtgttacaacagtcctaaatacaaaatttcaacatcctatggctaatcgttttcaAGTTATGCGAGAGACGTACGTACGCACAGTCGTCACGCCGagactagtaaaaatggattcagggatggtcaaaatggatgtttccgttgaaatctgaaaatcgaaatacttcgcgatcagaatacttcttttaattcgtacaaggaagtaataaaaaataatctatagcagcttttgataaaaatataaaattattttaaagtacgttAAGTGAAATTTTCTTATAGTAATTGGCCAGACTTACGGTACAAATGAAAGTTTATCCGTCTGTACAGGGCGTAAATATAAATCGATATTTGTATGTAGTTTAAGCATATCCGAGTATTATGTAAAATgctgtatatttatgtattccgGTAAAATAAAGCAGATAAAGTTATCAATTAAAACGCAGTAAGATTCTAGCTTTAAAACAACTTTTCCATTGTTAAGTGCAGGAAGAAATagtaaaatgaactaaaataacatattttaatactaaaactattccgttaattttaacaaaatgaagatttcttctgaaaaaataatagctcagtatatgtaatttgttatttGGGTTTACTTACAACAGAGAATTCGACCTTTGAAGAACACTACACaaagtaaaatgtataacaaaaattttgaaacagcTCCATTTAAATACTTGTAGATAAACAGTTTCAACAgaaaaatctatctaaaaacaatgaattagtatagttatgaattattataatcatcTAAAAATTATCAATAGATTGCAAATAAATGTATAGctgtcaattattaatttatccctTTTGATTGAAACAGTTAGCGCATgtgcagtttttttatttcatgagtaaatttatttgctgacaatattttctttttactgatgatttttgtttttaaatcctaAAATGCAAcgccaataaattttattttataaaaatatataaattattattgtaataattaaataaaatttcatcatctttacaagaaaaaaaatcgataCGTAAACCgaccattatttaattaatgacacgttgtatataaaataacaaatataaacttactaattaaatttaatttatttaacttttttaagtatttatttattaatttacttaaatatttaactaaataataaaatttaaggttgtaattagtttaatataatttaggtaGTAATTAGTGGTTTAAATGTACTAATCGATAGAATGATGATGTACATCTCACCTATGAAcatttctagtaaaaaaaaaaaaaaattcaatatttttttttttaaacaaatctattcTTCCTGCATGAActgaaaaacatttcttatattttttggataaatCTAATATCAAAACATACTTTTGATatcgaataaatattattttttgttttgatcgcTGTATAATGGCGCATAATATAGATCATCCATCGGTGAAGAATGAGTAGATATGCTACTTCATGATTAAACAAAGGAACTGTCTCGGCATACGCCTAAATGGAAatcgtaataaattatttgattggtCAACGGcacaaaatacacaaataaatatgaattaaaaagcccaaattaattatttaaaattaaaacgcgTAAAATAACACCAAGATGTTTACGTAGAAATagtaaatatctacaaaataattcacaactgAAAcggttttgatgaaaattatttgagcacgtATTTCTGTACACGTTGAACGAGATGAAAAATAtctgtggacaccgcatgacttccttgtacgccgattaaactacatatacacattttttgctgcacttcatttaaaagtgagatacgatcctcctattttttaataaagtggacagttacacgattgctgaaacattagtttttatttacatcaaatttgtACAACTATTATTTCAGtagttttacatgaaatattaggataaagcaaaagtccctttattactcgtattactacatCAACATTATTCGTATTCTTCGTgaattgctgattaaaaaaagtttcagttttctgatgtgtcgtataaataaaagttaataataattcaaatattccatttagtgaactgttgtttaccggttacaaatgttaatttcgaccttacggtgtaaaatattcggtTTTCATTAtcgattatttggtgaataatcaaaaatgaaaatgaaacaattattcaggaaaaataaacataacacgaagaaatatatctcaaaaaaaaaacgtcatgaagatgaatatgaagaggaagaaaatgttaagaacaaggaaagaataaaaagattaagagaggatgatgaatataaagagagagaaaatttgagaACTAGAGAacttgtacacaaattaagatcagaagaattatatcaaaccaaagagcgattaaatgattggcgacaaaatacaaataaacgaaatgagtccctttattactcgtattactacatCAACATTATTCGTattcttcgtgagttgctgattaaaaaaagtttcagttttctgatgtgtcgtataaataaaagttaataataattaaaatattccatttagtgaactgttgtttaccggttacaaatgttaatttcgaccttacggtgtaaaatattcggtTTTCATTAtcgattatttggtgaataatcaaaaatgaaaatgaaacaattattcaggaaaaataaacataacacgaagaaatatatctcaaaaaaaaacgtcatgaagatgaatatgaagaggaagaaaatgttaagaacaaggaaagaataaaaagattaagagaggatgatgaatataaagagagagaaaatttgagaACTAGAGAacttgtacacaaattaagatcagaagaattatatcaaaccaaagagcgattaaatgattggcgacaaaatacaaataaacgaaatgacatCAAAATCCGACatagggagaatattgttcgacAATAACAGTACAGTATAGTTAACAataaccaaattggtcttctcctaacacttcctccactctcctctcaattcttctgtatagaattctagttaagatttttgatgcatgactagttgaCAATTAagaactaattgttctgtattcttcacatttatctgcccctactttctttggtatcttgactataacactttttttgaagtctgatggaaattccccattttcataaatatcagtctgtataatctatcaatcgcttcctcacctgtactgcgcagtaattccacaggtattccgtctattccaggagcctttctgccatttaaatcttttaatgctctcttaaattcagatgtcagtattgtttctcccatttcatcctcctcaacttcctcttcttcctctataacaccattttctaattcatttcctccgtataactcttcaatatattccacccatctatcgactttacctttcgtattatatattggtgtaccatctttgtttaacacattattagattttaatttatgtaccccaaaattttccttaactttcctgtatgctccgtctattttaccaatgttcattcaTACAGATATGTAGGaatgcctaataaattacatatacacatttttaaaaggtcatttttatttcattaatatcttccgatttttttcatatcttttcttttttaatgttattattgaaaaattatttactgttacaatcacgggttaataatcattaataaatccatatatttaaataaaaataaaaaaaagttaaaaaaggagatgaattcggattcgaaccaatatgccttcctgtagtaagatccaaatgtttcattaattaaacttttatttggctatatccttgaaactattgaaaataactaccacttatgatatatcgttattactgcagttaagaaaaagtcctaaacagtcctaaattcaacatcctgcggctaatcgtttttgagttattcgggATACGgacgtacatacatatacacgtacgtacagacgtcacgccgaaactagtgaaaatgaattcagggttggtcaaaatttccgtcgaaaattttcgcgatcataatactttctttacttgcACAAGGATTCCACATCgataaatgaaatagaaacatttttaattttctaattatcgaCCCACACAATTATTACTCTTGGGATGACaatatcttaaaaactcgttTTGACCTTTTGAGGCGGTTTCACGAGATGACCTTTTCTTTAAACGGGACTATACATAAGcgtaataagaatttaataataatgagtttaGTGTTTGAAAGTAAAACAGTACTGTTTAATTTCGTTACAAACGAAATCAGTCTGATCATCACATAATAGTATGTCGTCTAATAAAATACCAAGAAATTTCGCTGTACGGGCAACCGCAAATAATACCTAGGTTTCATTAATCGGAATACTATCCTCGAGAATAGCAATCATATATTCCTGGAAGCACAATGTAACGTTATAACCGTACTTACAGCTACGAATAACTTTCGCATAAATTCGATTGacatttttcaaaacgttttggaagttatgaaattatattttacggaGCCTGATTTTTTTAGTAATCCTGTGTATTTTTACGTTtagacagtttctttttttattaaagaccGAGTTAGAAATAATGTCATctgtaaaacattatgaaaattattaaacctttcctgaaaactgtttttaatattattttcctattttgaTTCTGACAATTTGAATCTTTATCGATCACACTCTTTAAGAGTAAAAGTAGTGATTGTGTCGTCcgttgtttgtttaataaattttgggaGGAAGAAATTAACAGTAAAATCAACAAATCTGTTAGAAGAGTTTCCGTTTgtttatataggaaaaaatttaaaagattcaaaaaggAGATCTATGTACACCATATCAATTTTACGTAGAAATTGAATTGCACAGCATTCATAGTTAATTTCGTTcacgattttatttcttttattaaggtCGATTTTATTTCTCAGGCATTGCATACTTAAATAGGAAATTATAATCTTGGTTAAATGTTTTAATGGAAGGAGGAATTAAAATGTGATGCATTAAGACTAATTTGACTGCTGATGGTATGCGTATTCATATTATGAGAATCTATTGTTTTTTAGCGAATgttgttagtattaatttttacattagagATAGTCAGAATACTGTCTCGGGAAATATGTGAAGAATTTAAGAGGAGAaccgttcaaaattaaaaaaagtgtacctCCTGTGTTTTATAAAAAGCGTGCATTTCTTCAGAGTTTCTAACAAGAATTCATCCAGAACCGAATTTAATGTAACCCGTGACGCGTATACATAGGGTGCGTGAGAACCACAAAGGAACAATGACACGTTACCATTTTGTCTCCTCATAGTATTCATTTTCTCCTCCTTACTGTCGCTTCACACAACGGAGCTGGGGAAGATATCGAACATGCCAATAACGGCATACATGTCAGTTGTTTTTCTGAATCGTCATTGCAAAACCGAGAATTGGAGTCGGCATTTTGTCGATGGCATTCATACCGTCGATATGATGAATAAAATCTAGTGCCCCGGATCTATCTTTTGATAGATCCAAGCTCCTCATGAAGTACAAAAGACAGAGGACCCCCGATACCACACGGTCTTCTATAGAAAATCCACATCAGAATTGGATCCGTGAAAATCCCTATCAATTGTCTTTTTGCAAAATTCAGATAATTAATATCTGCTCAgcactttttgtttaaaacatgtGGATGTGAATGACATTAAAAGATGTGTTGCAGTAAAATAACCTCACATCAAACAGCAGTCATTACTAaagctatattttaaaattactcgtgtaactaatttaattttaattcaatacctTCCTCTTCAGCACAGACTTGGCATGTTCTACTATTATTTGTATGAGTTTATAAAAAAGGCCCATTCAAAATTGTGATCACGTctgaaaagaagagaaaaagatTTAGTGTTGTGCAAAGAGTAGTTGTTCAATGTTGGACGGCAGTTTGTCGGCTTAGAAAACTGTACAGTTTGGCATTGTATAGCAGATTAAACAGCGGCAACTGTTTCAGTACAGTTAAGTGAGGAAATTACCTGAATTCTGAAAATCTTAACGCAGAAGGAAAATTAATTCATAAgagatatagtttttttaaaactttccacCGTAAAAAACTTACTGAGATTTTGAAAACTTGCCAATTTTTGGAGATTGTTTTGAAAAACGGCTGTAgaattttccttcaaaaaaataaaaaaaatttttcgatactacctattactttttctttgtatttcagGAACagtttcatttacaatcataaaatttgatgAGGCAGCTTGTGTAGTACGGGTAACAgccttaaatttttgaaaaaattgattaagcgGGTACTACATTTCTTAGAGGATTGGGCTTCATGAAAATCTGacttttcatatttaaaacaaaagaaccatgaaaaaatgaaatatatgaaattctatcgtattaatagtaataaattctgGAAAATATGTGAATAAAAGCACTTCCAACTAAAACATATTATTCTTccaaatttttatctgtaattctaTCAACATTTGATCATATTGATgggaatttttttgattatttttctttaagatgtattttaaaaattag
Proteins encoded in this region:
- the LOC142326430 gene encoding serine protease inhibitor Kazal-type 1-like; its protein translation is MYKQTLLVCFFISAFIITQRASARVTPVSCICPLYYYPVCASDGKTYPNECVFYCRKKEVPALEKKYEGECNSEETRNYLPY